A single genomic interval of Fibrobacter sp. UWB13 harbors:
- a CDS encoding BatD family protein: MKRFLLLCLGLTAFVNAKPSLQVDSDRIEAGQTFNLQFIVPTQELPQNRGALRLETRNNFKLLGLDSADQVMRPDMDDIFNSFFGGGGRAYKARVYSFKIKAPKKTGTQDLGTLTWMINGEANTISSKIPVSVQRSYNDDALAVSLTPSKKSIYEGEQFSVTLSLHTFEHFQGGLQATDMSTGNDFIVHRNDLSNLDFKPVEGARREMKASAKYAWLSPTKNGTLQIPSFKFKYTKLGEPKVVEEKKQMGGMSFSSRSVKQESIETETSTAPLSITVLPLPTEGKPADFSGMVGNYSFSADFDRTNLKVGEALTLAISIKGDGTPGTITDPKLPDFSEFRSVPPENSINKKVKGAKVITSKDIKVFLYPKKKGTFEIPAITYSWFNPAKKKYETASAGPWTIEVEKSDAPTEPVYQAPVSAGTGTSAPVVQKQEIEFLGSDIRFIHPITDKSETAAPHRSVLFWILFAAAIPFYLIANFAITRNRKRNSNTALVRKGKANKLLKEKFANARAALKNGDGKAFFAALENGLIDYLSNLTNVEFKGMTRPQMKQELSKRGVKEETIEAINSWLEKCSFVRFAPVTASTEEQSQMLADVEKLCESLEKLK, translated from the coding sequence AATTTGCAGTTCATTGTTCCGACACAGGAACTGCCGCAGAACAGAGGCGCGCTCCGCCTCGAAACACGCAATAACTTTAAGCTCCTCGGGCTCGACAGTGCCGATCAGGTGATGCGCCCGGACATGGACGATATTTTCAACTCGTTTTTCGGCGGTGGCGGAAGAGCCTACAAAGCCCGCGTCTATTCTTTTAAGATTAAAGCCCCGAAAAAGACAGGTACACAAGACCTCGGAACGCTCACATGGATGATTAATGGCGAAGCCAACACCATCAGCAGCAAAATCCCGGTCAGCGTGCAGCGTTCCTATAACGACGACGCTCTCGCCGTAAGCCTTACCCCGAGCAAAAAGTCCATTTACGAAGGTGAACAGTTCAGCGTCACCCTCAGCCTCCACACTTTTGAGCACTTCCAGGGCGGCCTCCAGGCTACCGACATGAGCACCGGCAACGATTTCATCGTCCACCGCAACGACCTCTCGAATCTGGATTTCAAGCCGGTCGAAGGCGCCCGTCGCGAAATGAAGGCATCCGCCAAATACGCTTGGCTCAGCCCGACCAAGAACGGCACGCTCCAAATTCCGTCTTTCAAGTTCAAGTACACCAAGCTCGGTGAACCCAAAGTTGTCGAAGAAAAGAAGCAAATGGGAGGCATGTCGTTCTCGAGCCGCAGCGTAAAGCAGGAATCCATCGAAACGGAAACCTCCACCGCTCCGCTTTCCATTACCGTTCTCCCGCTCCCGACCGAAGGCAAGCCCGCCGATTTCTCGGGAATGGTCGGCAACTACAGCTTTAGCGCCGATTTCGACCGCACAAATCTCAAAGTTGGCGAGGCGTTGACGCTTGCGATTAGCATCAAGGGCGACGGCACTCCGGGCACCATCACGGACCCGAAACTCCCCGACTTTAGCGAATTCCGCTCCGTACCGCCCGAAAACAGCATCAATAAGAAAGTCAAGGGAGCCAAGGTCATCACCTCGAAGGATATCAAGGTTTTCCTCTACCCGAAGAAAAAGGGAACTTTCGAAATCCCGGCCATTACCTATTCCTGGTTCAACCCGGCTAAAAAGAAGTACGAAACCGCTTCGGCAGGCCCGTGGACCATCGAAGTTGAAAAGAGCGACGCCCCCACAGAACCCGTTTACCAAGCTCCGGTTTCCGCAGGCACTGGCACCTCGGCTCCTGTCGTTCAAAAGCAAGAAATTGAATTCCTCGGCAGCGACATCCGCTTTATCCACCCGATTACGGACAAGTCCGAAACGGCAGCCCCGCACAGGAGCGTGCTCTTCTGGATTCTATTTGCCGCAGCGATTCCATTCTACCTGATAGCAAACTTCGCCATCACGAGAAACCGCAAGCGCAACAGCAACACAGCACTCGTCCGCAAGGGCAAGGCCAACAAGCTTCTCAAGGAAAAGTTCGCGAACGCACGCGCCGCCCTCAAGAACGGCGACGGCAAGGCGTTCTTTGCAGCTCTAGAAAATGGCCTCATCGATTACCTCAGCAATTTGACAAACGTTGAATTCAAGGGTATGACCCGCCCACAAATGAAGCAGGAACTTTCAAAGCGCGGCGTCAAGGAAGAAACGATTGAAGCCATCAACAGTTGGCTTGAAAAATGCTCGTTTGTACGTTTTGCTCCGGTCACAGCTTCGACCGAAGAACAGTCCCAAATGCTCGCAGATGTCGAAAAGCTCTGCGAAAGCCTCGAAAAACTCAAGTAG